The following coding sequences are from one Odontesthes bonariensis isolate fOdoBon6 chromosome 10, fOdoBon6.hap1, whole genome shotgun sequence window:
- the LOC142390294 gene encoding nerve growth factor-like, giving the protein MRSSPLVLLLLIGVQAVLNMGGGLARSAGAANHKIGQQTVANHRAGRQDTAAKDHLSEDHTSKHHHRTSHHRTKRPHQAASHMPDRSPLIRQSTLGSSPDPSSPVVDPKLFSKRRYRPSPRVVFSEVPPSHDALAGEGYDIEGVRGVRVRRRAGSHTMHRGEYSVCDSINNWVGNLTRATDIAGNEVTVLPNVTINNVVKKQFFYETTCRSPTHRGSGTANGGRPGGRGGKQGSKPGNSGCLGIDNRHWNSYCTNTHIFVSALTTFKERTAWRFIRINAACVCVLSRKSWGGRLGH; this is encoded by the coding sequence ATGAGGTCGTCACCACTGGTCCTGCTCCTCCTGATCGGCGTCCAGGCTGTACTGAACATGGGAGGTGGACTGGCCCGCAGCGCCGGGGCAGCCAACCACAAAATAGGACAGCAGACAGTAGCCAATCACAGAGCAGGACGGCAGGACACAGCAGCCAAGGACCATCTTTCAGAGGACCATACTTCAAAGCACCATCACAGGACCAGTCACCACAGGACCAAGAGGCCCCATCAGGCAGCTTCACACATGCCAGACAGGAGCCCTCTTATCAGGCAGTCCACACTGGGTTCCTCCCCTGACCCCTCCAGCCCAGTTGTGGACCCCAAGCTCTTCTCTAAGAGACGTTACCGCCCCTCACCTCGTGTTGTATTCAGTGAGGTGCCTCCATCGCATGACGCCCTGGCAGGTGAGGGCTATGACATAGAAGGGGTGAGGGGGGTGAGGGTAAGGCGCAGAGCGGGATCACACACCATGCATCGAGGAGAATACTCAGTATGTGACAGCATAAATAACTGGGTAGGCAACCTGACACGAGCCACAGACATAGCTGGAAATGAGGTGACAGTTTTACCCAATGTTACAATCAACAACGTGGTGAAGAAACAGTTCTTTTATGAGACCACCTGTCGATCACCAACACACAGGGGCTCTGGGACCGCAAATGGGGGACGGCCCGGGGGACGGGGTGGCAAACAGGGTTCCAAACCGGGCAACTCAGGCTGCCTTGGCATCGACAACCGTCACTGGAACTCTTACTGcaccaacacacacatattCGTTAGTGCCCTCACCACCTTCAAGGAACGGACAGCCTGGCGTTTCATCCGCATCAATGCCGCGTGTGTGTGCGTTCTCAGCCGGAAGTCTTGGGGGGGAAGGCTTGGGCACTGA